From the Papaver somniferum cultivar HN1 chromosome 2, ASM357369v1, whole genome shotgun sequence genome, the window GTGTCAACGTCACAAACATGACAGAATTCTCAGAGTGTCATTAAATTTGGATCTTGCTCGTCAAATTgtaacaaagagttgctgcaaggATTAACTGTACGACCACCATTCGCATACTAGCCGTTAAAAACAAATGAATATCTATATAAGTATGTGGCAGAAAAGATAGGTTTAAATTACAACAGCCTAATTCAACTTATAAAGCATATCCAAGTATCCAGCACCTAATAGGTAAGGGAAAAAATTCCCATCAATTAAAACTTAATGAATCTGCATTCATATACCCAGTTATTAACGTACCTAATTCAGAACATGAAAAAGTGCACGCACACAGAGAGGAACACAGCAGACTATCTCTAAAGCAAATAAAACAGCTCTCAAATTAAGATTGGACCAATATATGAAAATGACagacctttcaaaaaaaaaaaaatgacagaTAAAATTTTGCAAAAATGCATCCTATTTAACCAATTTAGGATCTAGACCAACAAAAAATCCTGAGAGATAACAAGAACTAATGTAAGCTCCATATGGTATGAGATACTccttaaagaaaaaattataacATATCCAGAAAAACGTTTTTCTGTCATGTTGTTTCTTCTGGTTCTTCTTGACCCACATAAGTACCTGAATCAAGTGAAACTAGGCTCCTCACATTGATTGTTGTATAATATGAGCACATTGGAGTACCACGAACCTTTGGAATGATGACACTTCCATGCTCTGGGTCATAAACCAACAGATTAAAATCATTCATATTCTCGAAAAGAATCTCACTGCTCTTAAAAGCAAATATTGGATTCAAAATTCTGCATCCATCAATAGCTGTCTGTTGGTTTACGCTGAAAAGTTTCGTCCAAGAATTAGTCACCCCGTGATCTTTCAGCACCCATACATCACTACGAGCCATAGGATGTTGGGAAACTAAGCAAAGGCATTCCCCCAACAAACCCAATGTTACATTGGATACATTTACGTCTTGTGGTTTTAACACTTCTTGGATTCCCTCATCCCTGATATTAAAAGACAGAATAGATTCAGATTTCCGTAACTCATTAACATGAGTTGCTATCCAATGCAGAGCTCCATTAACAAACACACCAGGTCGTCGTCCAACAAAAAATCCATAAGGCATGTGTTGAACCCACCTCCATGAATTTGATGTCAGAGTATAGACACTAATTTCAGAACCATGAGGACCAAGGTCCATGACTTTGACCACCTTGTAATCCTCAATGTTGGAATCATAAACAAATCCATATGTGATTGAATGGAGGATTGGTATCTCAGATGATAAAGGACATGAGAACTCCACTGTCTCCATCGGCAGTTTCTTGTATTCCCTAGTCGATGGGTTCCAAAGCCCATTGAAAAGAGAATCACCAGAACAAATCTCTAAGAAAAGCAAGCCATTACAAGAAGCCTCAATAACAGCATAACGAAAATGACTTACAGATTTAAAGGGAAAGTCAATTtctacaacatcatcatctgaaaatGTAAATGAAGATTTTTTCTGATAATACGTAGAGTACATATGTTCAGCATTTGATCTAACAATGAAACTGACATCCTCATTTTCAATGGCACGACTAAGGTGCATTTTAACAAATTGAGGGGTTCTGAGCAACTTATCCCATGGTTTGCAAACACACCTGTACCTTAAGATGCACTTCACTTCTAACCTTGAGAGAATGTTGGTGGTGATATCTACTGGTAAGcttgacatggctgctacaacTTTTTCTAGAATAAGAAACAGAAAGAGTTGTAGTAGGGTTTGGTATGAAAAAAGATAAGAACTGGTAAGAAATGTAGAGAATATAAGGTTTCCAATCCTTGAATCCAGGGAATGCTCTAGACCTATTTCATAAATGCACAAACTGGCAAATAAATTGATGTCTATCTTTCCCTCATTACTTGTATGGGTGGCACCAGATGCATGGCTTTGGTATATGGAAACTGTCCTAAATATCATAACCTAGACGCAGCGAATATGTTCTCCATGCACCAACTAAAATGATTGGTTTAGTTCCGCTTAACCATTCTTAGGGTCCACTAGTTATTACGGGTAATGTAGATGACTTCTTAACATGTGAATCTCTAACATTATTTTCTATAAAGCTAAAATAAACACTAATTGTCTACCCGGTGGAGTCGGAAATtttgatctttgaaattcagTGACTTCTCGCCGAAATTTTGTCTTCAGATACTCTAAAGGCGTGTATTTATAATTGTAACTCAGGATTTAATCTTAGATTCTTTTAATTCATAGCCAACTACTAACGAAGTTAACTGCAGGATTTAAAGAAAAACAGGAACAAGTAGATTCAAACAAACCACACAACTGGACGCATATAACTCACACTGATTGCCTGTACAGATGAATTTAGACATACACTTAGATAGAAATTACTtagtcatcaaaatatgacgcTATATTGGTTAAGAATGGTATAGAAACATCAATTAATTCCATGCCATATTATTTCAAGGGAAACCAATAGGTGCCTTCTGCCTAGAAAGGTAAATATGCAGAATTAATGCATGCCATAATGCAAAATCATATACCATAAAAATGCAGAATCATATATCATTAACTGCAGAATCTAAAATTTACCTCCAGTCAACAACTTTGGTATTTAGAAACGCCTTTAGtgcttttcttcttttgttctttagATGCCTCAGTTAGTTCTACATCTGTATAACTATAAGCACCCAAGTTTAGTGAAACAAGGACACCTTACATATGGTTCTACATTCGACCCTACTCGGAGCTTCCATTATACCATCTTCAGCTTTTGGGTCACACTAGTAGTAATTTCGGATTCAAACGAATCAGACCGTTATGGAACAAATGTATCAGGCGCCGCGAGGAAATGGAGGAACATGTTTGTTGGTCCAAGATTCCCTTACTCCATGATCCCTCATCACCCTACATCTCTAACCTCGTAAAACCAAGCAATTCTGCACAGGCAACCCTCTAAGACCCCCGAACTTAAAAGGGGCATTCAAATGTTCTGGTTCCAGCATTACTTTGAACATCTCATCTCCAGTACCCTGAAAAGAAACAATTAATAGGAATTGATGGATAATCTTCAACCTCATGCAGTCCAATGTAGAGCTCCATTGACGAGCATACCGAGTTGTTTACAGTAAAAAAAAATACTGTCTTAAGGGCAATGCTGAATTGATCCTTAAATTTGAATTGTATTGTATCAATGTTAACTTCAGAGCCATATGCAATGATGATTCACAATGCTAACTAACTTGTTACCATTGATATCGAACTCGTGAAGGAATCCATATATACGGGGTTTCATGATACTTGATAATTCTCAtctcattgattggatataatcAATGGAAGGCGATGGTATTTCCTTGCATTCTTGTCTAATGTGGATGCAAATAATACACGGGAAACTGAAACGATCTCATTTCTAGGAAGAGCAAATTATCATAAAATGCCTAAATTCTAATACTTGGAGATGATACAGCGAAGTATAGTCTAATAAAGTTAAGGGTTTTGAGGAGCTAGGTTGTACCAGTTGTTGCAGACACACCTGAATCTTGAGATAGTCTTGACCATGGAATTGCGGTGACGATTATTTCCTCAGGCTAGTTGGCTGCCATAGATGCGACTCTTTCAGATCACAGAGAATCGGGACTTTGTACCTGGTATGGTGTCTATGGTTAGGAATTCATCAGCTGATTCACCTTTCAAGGGTTTCAAACTAAAGTTTATCATCTTTTCTTCGAGAATGACAAATGGTGGTGCTGAATAACAATCTGCTTTGGGTGCTTCAACGCTAGATAAGGGTTGTTAGGCCGGTAGGGAATGGCAGCTGCATTTGCCATGCCACGTAGCCCAGCAAACACCGCTTAATTAGGAGTCCCGAAAACTAATTAGTGGTCCTAAATTCCTATCCCCACTCATGGGAAAAGGATAAGGAGTGTCTAAACATAATGAAAAGACTAGATTATCCCAATTCTTATGATTATGACACGTGTCACCTTAttaatatttatcttttttagtttttagtttttttatttttttttattttttttatttgttattttttttacccaaatttgtatgaaaaatcgtcaagatATTAAAATATTTCAAAAACGATCCTCAAGAGTCGTTACTGTTTCGAAAACGACTCacaagagtcgtcattgttttAATGACGACTCTGAACAGTCGTTAATACAAATAAAGATTCATTATCTTCTTCGAAGagtcattaatggcggaaatacaTTAAAGAGTAGTAATAATATTGAATACGACTATGACGACCCTTTAAtgtatttccgccattaatgactCTTCGaagaagataacgactctttCATATGCctaacgactgtttagagtcgtcattgaaacaatgacgactcttgtGGGTCGTTTTTGTAATAGTAACGACTCTCGAGATCGTTTTTGAGACATTaacgactcttgagggtcgtttTTGAAATATTAACGACTATTTAGAGTCGTCATTGAAACACTTCACTCCCATGATGACTTTTCATACAATCtaggcaaaaaaaaaattgcaaacaaaaatttttaagaaaaaaggttaaaatcaaattaagtaagattaacactaattaagtaagattatcactaattaataaGGGTAGATTAGCCATTACCTAAAATATTTGTATGGGGTTATTGAAATTAGGTttggatgaccttttttgtcttctagTGTGAGGCCCCTGATTAGTTTTCAGGGCCCCCAATGAAGCGGTGCTAGCAAAGTGGCTGTGTCACTATGGTAAAAGCATTACGTAATTTGAGTCTCTGTTGAGTGAGAGAGACTACACTACCAGAGGTGTAGACTCGACCGCTAGCGGTAGAGTCTAAACCGCTCGGTGTAAACTCTGTCTTTAACATCTTTCTTTTCAACGACTTTCTTCATCTCACCCTATATATTCACCTCACAAATTCAATTTACTCACACATAAAATCTTCATAAATTATACACTATCATCCTATTCATACGTCCTTAATCCTCAATTTACTTACTTTTAGTTTCATAATCTATGGATTCTTCTGACAAAGAGGTGCGTATTCATATAGACCGATTTGATCACAACAACgaatgtttgtttaggtgttgtGACAACTGGATGATGAGTCAGTTGGATATGACACGCTTTTTTTGGTCTTATGGGGTCACAGAACAACATAGATGTTTTGCACTAATCGCCTAtatttgaaaatttaaagtaTGAAATTTATTCCAAATTGAATTTCACAATAAGTGTCCATCAATACACTCATGGGTATTATCTTGCATTGGAATCTATCCAAAATGGTCAAGCTCACACCGGTTTCTGGAAATTCTTGCTCCAGTTGGGCCATTTGTATCTATATGCATTAGAATCCCGATTTATGGATCTCCCAGTTCTAGAAATAAGAGGATCG encodes:
- the LOC113347222 gene encoding F-box protein At4g22390-like isoform X2 — translated: METVEFSCPLSSEIPILHSITYGFVYDSNIEDYKVVKVMDLGPHGSEISVYTLTSNSWRWVQHMPYGFFVGRRPGVFVNGALHWIATHVNELRKSESILSFNIRDEGIQEVLKPQDVNVSNVTLGLLGECLCLVSQHPMARSDVWVLKDHGVTNSWTKLFSVNQQTAIDGCRILNPIFAFKSSEILFENMNDFNLLVYDPEHGSVIIPKVRGTPMCSYYTTINVRSLVSLDSVCEWWSYS
- the LOC113347222 gene encoding F-box protein At4g22390-like isoform X1: METVEFSCPLSSEIPILHSITYGFVYDSNIEDYKVVKVMDLGPHGSEISVYTLTSNSWRWVQHMPYGFFVGRRPGVFVNGALHWIATHVNELRKSESILSFNIRDEGIQEVLKPQDVNVSNVTLGLLGECLCLVSQHPMARSDVWVLKDHGVTNSWTKLFSVNQQTAIDGCRILNPIFAFKSSEILFENMNDFNLLVYDPEHGSVIIPKVRGTPMCSYYTTINVRSLVSLDSGTYVGQEEPEETT
- the LOC113347222 gene encoding F-box protein CPR1-like isoform X3, giving the protein METVEFSCPLSSEIPILHSITYGFVYDSNIEDYKVVKVMDLGPHGSEISVYTLTSNSWRDEGIQEVLKPQDVNVSNVTLGLLGECLCLVSQHPMARSDVWVLKDHGVTNSWTKLFSVNQQTAIDGCRILNPIFAFKSSEILFENMNDFNLLVYDPEHGSVIIPKVRGTPMCSYYTTINVRSLVSLDSGTYVGQEEPEETT